In Candidatus Zixiibacteriota bacterium, the sequence TGGCTAAACTCCTGAAAGGGAGTTCCTTTTTCCTCGGCGCCCAGAATATGTATTATAAGGAGTCGGGGGCATTTACCGGGGAGATAGCGCCCGCCATGCTCTTGACAATAGGGGTATCCTATGTTATTTTGGGACACTCGGAAAGAAGAGAATATTTTTCCGAAGATGACGGGATGGTCAATGAGAAAGTCAAACTGGCGATCCGAACAGGACTTATCCCGATTGTCTGCATAGGTGAAAAGCTCGAAGAGCGCGAATTGGGTAAAACCGAGGAGGTTGTAGGACGTCAACTGGATGGCTCGCTGGCGAATTTAAGCGATGATGAATTCCGCAAGGTTGTGCTCGCCTATGAGCCGGTCTGGGCAATCGGTACCGGAAAGACGGCGACGCCGGAGATGGCGCAGGATGTCCACCGCTTCATAAGAATGCGACTGGAAAAAAGATTCTCGGAGTTCGCCCGGCAGGTCGCGATTCTCTATGGCGGTTCCGTTACCGGAGAGAATGCCCAAGGGTTATTGAGCATGCCGGATATTGACGGCGCTCTGGTGGGCGGCGCCAGTCTCAAGAATGACCAGTTCACGAAGATTATAAAGTCGGCATAATGAAGAAATAATGTTTGAATGGAGGAATAAGAATTGTTTACGGCAATGGTGATATTTCATACCCTGGTCTGCATACTCCTGATAATCGTGGTCTTGATGCAGTCATCGAAAGGGGAGGGTCTGGCGGGCGCCTTTGGCGGCGGCGGTTCCGGTTTGACCGGCGCGGTTTTTGGTGGTCGCGGCGCCGCCTCGTTTCTCTCCAAATCGACCACGGTGCTGGCAATAGTTTTCATGATTAACTGCGGCGCCTTGGCATATATGTCCAGCAATCGCACCGGCGCTCAGGCAACGGCCGCCGAGTCCGCGGTCACCAGAGAAGCGGCAAAGGAACTGGAACGTCAGGCGCAGCAGCAGCAGATTCCGGTCGACCAGGTGCAGCCGGGAGAAACTCAACAGCAGCCCTCCGGGGAGCCAACCGGAACACCGGCAACCCCTCCCGAAGGCGGCGGAAAATAGAAGCAGTTTAAGATTTGCGGAAGTGGTGAAATTGGCAGACACACCATCTTGAGGGGGTGGCGCTTCACGGCGTGGGGGTTCAAATCCCCCCTTCCGCAGAACCTCAAAGCCCCTTAAGTCATAACAGCTTAAGGGGTTTTTTTATTGTGTGGGCGCCAGATACCCGGAAAGTCAACCCCTTGAATTTTAAAGATGTCTCAAGGCGCTTTCATCGTAATCGCCGACAAAACCGCCAATGGACGGAGCCCATTCCGCCAAATTCGCCAAAGTCTGAGATGCCCCTCAAATTTGGCCAGGAAGCCGCCGCTTTTGAGATCTGGGGAAGGCGATATGCCCGAGAGGGTATAGAGAGGGGGTAGGGAGATTGGAGCTGTACGGGGCTTATTTTTGTTCAATAGTTGCCGATATATGAAATGGGCCGGATCGGAATCGAACCGATATTATGGGATTGAGAGACCCCGGTTCTGTCCCTTGAACTACCGGCCCTGTTTTAGTATATAAAATATACTTGACAAATCAAGTAGAATTGCGTATAGAATTATTGAGAGACCCGCCCATTGACGAATGGGCATATCGGGAGCGCGCAGAGGAGAGAGAAGAAACTCTAAACCACGCGCAAGTGTCGGGGGAGGTCAGAAGCCTCCCCTGATTTTATTATCATCACCATCATCGCCTCAAAATTCCAGCCGCTCCACGGCCGCTTTCTTCCGCTCCGGAGCAACGTGTAGATATTGCTCGGTCGTAGTGATAGTCGAATGCCCCATCAGTTCCTTCAGGGTCGCTATATCTACCCCGGCCATGACCAGGTGAGAGGCAAAGGTATGCCGGAAACTATACAGGTTGCCATCCGGGAACTCATTCAGCCGCAGAATATTGACCAGATGCTTGAGCGCCGTCCCTGCCTTGAAGGCATGGCCGCCCTGAGCATTCCCAAAAATATATCTCTGTCCCGGGACCGGCTTATTATCCCGGAGATACTTGGCTAAAACCGGATGAAGTGGGATAGAGCGAATTTCGTAGGTCTTCGGATGAAACCCCGGCTTACTTTGAATCTTGATTATCCCCTGGGACAAACTGATATCATCGAACTCGAGATGGTCCAGCTCGCCCGAACGCATTCCGGTATAGGCCAGCCATTGAAAATACTCCCGGTACGGTGACCGTGCCGCCTTGAAAATGACTTCCAATTCCTCTTTCGTGAAATACCGGGGGAAGCGCCGCCGGACATCCTTTATCAAAGCAAATCCCTTGAGAGGATTCTCTTTTAGATATCCATGAACCACCGCCCAGTTGAGGAAGGCCTTGATAAGGGAGAGGTATTTATTCAAAGTCGATTTGGGGTTCCCCCTGGTCTTACCGTAAGGGGAATTTTTCTTCGGATCAAGCGGGGCATGCGAGAGATACCATCCCTTGAACCGCTCCATGGCGGCCGGTGTGAAATCAGAGAGAAAATGAACCTGGGCGGTTTTCGTCCAGTCGAGAATGGCGGCTAATCGAGCATTATCGGCGCGGACCGTCTGCACGCTTTTGTTGGTCTGGCAATAGCTGATGTACCGGGGGAGTAGCTCCACAAAAAGAGGATTGTCATCTTCGGAATCGCCGAAGTCGAGCCGCATGACCGAAGCCATGAAGTCGATCGCCTCGCCTTTAGTGGAGCATCTTTTCCGATATCTCTTTCCGGCACGGTACTGGACGGCGTCCCAGGCGATTATCTTGCCGGTCTTGGGGTCTTTGACGGGATAGTAAGGCATGATGATGCGAGACTCACATGATAATCACTTTATAGAGTGCGATTATCGCATAGACGAGAAGGGATATCACAATTATGGGCGACATCTCGCACAAGGCCCATAGCCGCGGGCTATTGCATCTTTTTTTGATATGGGGATTTTGCTCTTCCTCAGGCTGGAGCAACTACCGCGATGATATTTGGCTCCGGTTCTGGTGATATATACAGTTTCATCCCCGCTTTGACCCGTTTTTTTGATATATCTGTCTACGTCTCCAAACTCGGATGTCTCTTGCTTTTCAACGGCCGGCTTATCCCTGAGCCATGGCCGCTTTTCTCCTGTCGTCTGTCCCTGATTATTCAATAACGTTTGGTATTCGTCCCACATTTCTTTTCCATTCGGCTGAGAACGGGGTGAAGCCCACATGCCGACCGGAGCCCTGCGCGCCGCCAACTCCGCCTCGAGAAATTCCGCCTCCAATTTGTGCGGGAATCTAAGATAAGCCATTCCATGCCCAGACTGAATTATGTGCTTATTCACTAAGAGGGTATCATCAAGCCAAACATAGCAAAGCAATCTTCCGTATTTGTCGGTTCTCTCGGGACCATACTCGAGTTCGACCACGCGCCCCTCAATCAGGCCTCTCAGAAATTGCATTGATTCTTCGGCGAAGTATTCCATCGGCTTATTCGGGTCAAGAGACTCTGGACAGTCAACGCCAATCAGGCGGACCTTCTGGCCATTTTCGAGGGCGAAGGTATCGCCATCTATCACATAAGAGACTTTGTATGGTGTTTGATTGGCCGAGTAACAGATGACGGCAGTCAACATTACGAGGGAAGCGAGGCAGATTGCCTTTTCCAGCCTGCTTAGCGACCCCCACCGACTTTTTAAAGAGATATTCATATGCGTCCTCCATCATCTTTCTTGGATGCTGAAATGGCAATCAGCCCCAAGAGAACTATGACAATTATTTGGAAATAAGTAAATCTATAGTCAATGTCAGGAAGCGTTTCTTGATATCCATAATTATATCCAATGGGCTGGCGTTCAAATATAGAATGAATCCCGATGTAGGCAATGCGCCGAAGACACGCGCCATTCTCCGTTGGAACATATAAAGCGTAATGAGGGAACAAAAATGTGAACAACAGCAGCGCCCCGACGACCAGAAGAATTATCTTCTGGTTCTTTTGTAGTTGTCTCATCTTCGCCCTCCCTTACCTTTCAATAGGTTAATTACTCGCTTCTGGTCTCTCCTGCCGGCCCTGAGGAATGCCATCAGGAATTGCCGCCCTTTCCGAGATAGTTTCTTGCTCATTGAGCCCTCCTGCGGTGAGTAGTTTTTGAGAGGTAAAATCAGACAGGACGGTCAATTTGTCTATCTCTTGGCGGTCACTCTTTCTTCGGCTGTTTCTTGATACCCAATATCTCATGAATCGCTTTTTTTCTCCAGTCGCCTTCCGGCAGAGCCATATACAGGTCGAGGAGTTCCTTGAGGTCGGAGGGGAGCTGGTCGACCTTCTTCGGAATTGCTGGCGGCTCTCCCTTGAGGAGCTCGTCGGTGGTGACATGCAAAGCGGTAGCAAGCTTCTCAATCTGAGTCGCGAGAGGTTGCCGCTTACCGGCCAGAATCATGCTGATGGCTGGCTGGCTCATGCCGGCCCTTTTGGCTAACTCAACCTGATTCACACCTCTAAGATTCATCAATCTTTTAAGGTTTTCCGACAACACTACTCCAATAAATAGCAATCACTTATAACAAATGCAATAAATTTATACAAAAAACACTTGACAAGATATAACAGATGTTATATATTTCTGCCGAAAAGGAGATAAAGCTCTTTTTTTTAAGGAATCATATAACAGGTGTAATATGCCAG encodes:
- the tpiA gene encoding triose-phosphate isomerase; the encoded protein is MRLKIIAGNWKMNKTNPEALELVRGLINSVGHVDNPRVIICPPFTALSEVAKLLKGSSFFLGAQNMYYKESGAFTGEIAPAMLLTIGVSYVILGHSERREYFSEDDGMVNEKVKLAIRTGLIPIVCIGEKLEERELGKTEEVVGRQLDGSLANLSDDEFRKVVLAYEPVWAIGTGKTATPEMAQDVHRFIRMRLEKRFSEFARQVAILYGGSVTGENAQGLLSMPDIDGALVGGASLKNDQFTKIIKSA
- the secG gene encoding preprotein translocase subunit SecG, whose product is MFTAMVIFHTLVCILLIIVVLMQSSKGEGLAGAFGGGGSGLTGAVFGGRGAASFLSKSTTVLAIVFMINCGALAYMSSNRTGAQATAAESAVTREAAKELERQAQQQQIPVDQVQPGETQQQPSGEPTGTPATPPEGGGK
- a CDS encoding tyrosine-type recombinase/integrase; this translates as MPYYPVKDPKTGKIIAWDAVQYRAGKRYRKRCSTKGEAIDFMASVMRLDFGDSEDDNPLFVELLPRYISYCQTNKSVQTVRADNARLAAILDWTKTAQVHFLSDFTPAAMERFKGWYLSHAPLDPKKNSPYGKTRGNPKSTLNKYLSLIKAFLNWAVVHGYLKENPLKGFALIKDVRRRFPRYFTKEELEVIFKAARSPYREYFQWLAYTGMRSGELDHLEFDDISLSQGIIKIQSKPGFHPKTYEIRSIPLHPVLAKYLRDNKPVPGQRYIFGNAQGGHAFKAGTALKHLVNILRLNEFPDGNLYSFRHTFASHLVMAGVDIATLKELMGHSTITTTEQYLHVAPERKKAAVERLEF
- a CDS encoding thermonuclease family protein, which produces MIDGDTFALENGQKVRLIGVDCPESLDPNKPMEYFAEESMQFLRGLIEGRVVELEYGPERTDKYGRLLCYVWLDDTLLVNKHIIQSGHGMAYLRFPHKLEAEFLEAELAARRAPVGMWASPRSQPNGKEMWDEYQTLLNNQGQTTGEKRPWLRDKPAVEKQETSEFGDVDRYIKKTGQSGDETVYITRTGAKYHRGSCSSLRKSKIPISKKDAIARGYGPCARCRP
- a CDS encoding helix-turn-helix transcriptional regulator is translated as MLSENLKRLMNLRGVNQVELAKRAGMSQPAISMILAGKRQPLATQIEKLATALHVTTDELLKGEPPAIPKKVDQLPSDLKELLDLYMALPEGDWRKKAIHEILGIKKQPKKE